The Deltaproteobacteria bacterium genome contains a region encoding:
- a CDS encoding type II toxin-antitoxin system PemK/MazF family toxin, with protein MVAGEGVHRGDIFLINLNPSRGGEIRKTRPCVVVSPDELNAHLRTFIVAPLTTGAHGYPFRIPSRLAGRGGHVVLDQIRTVDHERLVRRLGRLAPQTLQRTLCVLQEMFAP; from the coding sequence GTGGTAGCGGGGGAGGGGGTCCATCGGGGCGACATCTTCCTGATCAATCTCAACCCAAGCCGGGGAGGCGAGATCCGCAAGACTCGCCCCTGTGTGGTGGTTTCGCCCGACGAGCTCAACGCGCACCTCCGGACCTTCATCGTCGCACCCCTGACGACGGGGGCCCATGGGTACCCGTTTCGCATCCCGAGCAGGTTGGCCGGGCGTGGCGGGCACGTGGTTCTCGACCAGATTCGCACCGTGGATCACGAGCGGCTCGTGAGGCGGCTTGGGAGACTGGCCCCGCAGACGCTGCAGCGAACGCTGTGCGTCCTCCAGGAGATGTTCGCGCCGTGA
- a CDS encoding deoxynucleoside kinase, whose translation MAAERATGRYIAVEGPIGVGKTALARRLATEFGSQLLLEQGEENPFLRRFYEDPGKYAFQTQLFFLLERYRQQRTLGQLDLFSQGTVADYLFARDVIFAQLNLNPDEFGLYQQIYQLLDRQLPRPDLVVYLEARPEVLLRHLRKRDRDYERGITPEYLGRLTEAFRNFFHHYTEAPLLVVNCSDIDFVEHGGDLADLIKEIRGMRQGVQHYIPLGSR comes from the coding sequence ATGGCGGCCGAGCGGGCGACGGGGCGGTACATCGCCGTGGAGGGGCCGATCGGCGTCGGCAAGACGGCCCTTGCAAGGCGACTCGCCACGGAGTTCGGGTCGCAGCTCCTCCTCGAGCAAGGAGAGGAGAATCCGTTTCTCCGGAGATTCTACGAAGACCCGGGAAAGTATGCGTTCCAGACCCAGCTCTTCTTCCTGCTCGAGCGCTACCGCCAGCAACGCACGCTCGGGCAGCTCGATCTCTTCTCGCAGGGGACCGTCGCCGACTACCTGTTCGCCCGGGACGTCATCTTCGCGCAGCTCAACCTCAACCCCGATGAGTTCGGTCTGTACCAGCAGATCTACCAGCTTCTCGACCGGCAGCTCCCGCGGCCGGACCTCGTCGTCTACCTCGAGGCCCGACCGGAGGTGCTGCTGCGTCACCTCAGGAAGCGCGACCGGGACTACGAGCGTGGCATCACGCCGGAGTACCTGGGCAGGCTCACGGAGGCGTTTCGCAACTTCTTCCACCACTACACGGAGGCCCCGCTTCTCGTGGTCAACTGCTCCGACATCGACTTCGTCGAGCACGGCGGCGATCTGGCCGACCTGATCAAGGAGATCCGGGGCATGAGACAGGGGGTACAGCACTACATTCCGCTTGGATCGCGGTAA